From Pedobacter aquae:
AACGTTGTAAGTGCTGCTGGCGCTCCGCATAGGTTTACATCAAACGGTATAAAAGAAGCTATTAAAGAGGCTGGTTTTGAGCCACAGCTAAGAAATCAGTTGTACGAGTGGAGAACCGAGGAAAAAGACATCCTTCAACAAGAAATTAACTATTAATTTTATTTTTCTTTGTAGCACATGAGCATGACAGAAAAATATATTGAGGCGCTTATTTTTGCTTCTGATACCAGCATACGCTTAGAAGAGATTGTAGCTTGTTTGCAAATAACGCTACAAGAAGATATCAGCGATGCAGAAGTGCTTACGCATATAAACAACATCCAAAGTAGATATGCTCAAGAAGAATCTGCTATAGCGCTGGCTAAAACGGGTGGAGGCTATCAGTTTCTCACTAAAAAAGAAACTCAACCCATATTACAACAGCTTTATATACAACGTTCTAAGAAAAAATTGAGTCAGGCATCTTTAGAAACCTTAGCTATTATTGCTTACAGACAACCTATAACCAAACTAGAAATAGAACAAATTAGGGGCGTAAGCTGCGATTATACCATTCAAAAATTATTAGAAAAAGATTTTATCACCATTGCTGGCAAGGCTAATAGCCCTGGCAGGCCAATCTTATATAACTTAAGTGCTTATTTCTTAGACTATTTCGGTATAAACTCAGTATTAGACCTTCCTCAGTTAAAAGATTTAGAGAGTACAGAGTCATCAGAAATAGGTGAAAAAAATGAATAATTTATGCTTTTGATTTTTTGAAATTAGAATTTCCTTCTATTTTTGAGACATAATTTCACAACAAAAACAAAAAAATTGTTGTTTAAATATTTATAAAATCTTATTAACTTTAATAGAGCTAAGAGTAAAATTTAAATTCATGAAAACTCCTAAAAAACCAGTATCGAAGAACAGTGAGAACTCGGGGATAGAACAACCTGAAGACTCTAAAGCAAACAACAAATTCATGGATGAAGAAGAAGATGAGTTTGATCTCCCTATAGATGATTTGGGAGCTATAGATGATTTTAACGATTTTGATGACGATGATGATTTCTAAACATCACTGATAAAATATATTTATAAGCATTTCAATATGGAATGCTTTTTTATTTCTGCTTAATATTTCATAATGCTGATAAAAGAGGTAAGCTCTACAAAAGACAAAAAACAGTTTTTAGACATTGCAAAGGCTATTTATAAAGACGACGAACATTGGGTTTGCCCATTAGACCAAGATATTGAAGCTGTATTTGACCCTAAGAAGAACAATTTCCATAACCACGGCAAGGTAACCCGCTGGCTTTTGTTTGATGGCGATAGATGCATTGGTAGAATTGCAGCCTTTATAAATGATAAAAAAGCTTACACTTTTGAACAAGCAACAGGCGGCATAGGTTTTGTAGAGTGTATTGATGATCAAGAAGCTTTTAAATTATTATTTGATACCGCCCAAAGCTGGCTAAAAAGCCACGGCATGGAAGCTATGGATGGCCCTATTAATTTTGGTGAAAACGATAACTTTTGGGGTTTATTGATAGATGGTTATACGCATCCTTCTTACGGAATGAATTACCATATGCCCTACTATAAAAAACACTTCGAAGATTATGGCTTTAAAACCATGTATGAGCAAATTACCAATCATTTAGAGCTAAAAACACCTTTTCCAGAGCGTTTTACCAAGATTGCCAATTGGGTTTCTAAAAAAGATGGTTATAGTTTCAAATTTCTTGATACAAAGCAATTTGAAAAATTTGCTGCAGATTTTATGGAGATATATAACGATGCATGGAAAAGCTTTCCAAACTTCTCTCCTATTAAACACCAAACAGTATTAGAAAGCTTTAATAAAATGAAGCTAATCATGGATCCAAAGCTTATTTGGTTTGCTTATGTTAATGATGAACCTGCATCTTTTGTGGTTATTTTACCAGACGCTAACCTCATGATTAAGCCTCTTAAGGGTAAATTAGGATTAATAGAAAAACTAAGGTTCCTTTATTATAAAATGAAAGGTGTAAACAGAATGCGAGCTATTGTAATGGGAACTAAAGAAAAATTCCAGAAACATGGGTTAGAATCTGCACTTTTCATCAAATTAAAAGAATATGTCATCCCGATGAACCAATACGAAGAGCTAGAACTTTCTTGGGTAGGAGATTTTAATGATAAAATGCTATCACTTCATGAAGCAACAGGTGCCAAATTTGGCAAGAAGCATGCTACCATGCGCTATATATTCAAATAAAAAAAGAGGCTGTCTCAAAAATAGTATCTGTCACATTGAGCGGAGTCGAAATGTTCTCTGATATGCTTAGAAAAGGCTTCGACTCCGCTCAGCCTGACACAAAATGGTAATTTGAGACAGCCTCTTGTTTTATGTCTTACTTATGCAAAAGATTTCATGTTTCTAATCTCTTCATAAAGCTCAATTACTTTTTTCTGAAGATCAATAACTTCTGTTTCTCTTTCTTGCAACTTCTTAGTAATCACCTCTAGATCAGATGCATACTTTAACTCCTGTTCAGGATCGTTGTAAGTTAACAATTGTACTACTGTCATATCAAATAAAGCAGAAATTTGCTCTAATCTTGATAAATTAACATCTGTAATTCCTGTTTCAATTTTTGAAAACGCAGGAATAGAAATATCCAATTGTTTAGAAACATCTTCCTGGCTCCACCCTTTTTGGTGTCTTAATAATCTGATTTTTTTACCTAATAACTTCATCTTTAACCTTACTAAAAAACTTTTTTAACTTCTAAATTTATAAAAAATTTAATAAGCATCAAAAATAAAATGAAAATTAATTGAGTAGCAATTTATTTGCCAATGTAACTAAATCAATACCTCCAAAATTACCTGAGCTCATTAATAACAGATTAACATCTCTTAACTGAAACGTTAATAAGTGTTCTTTTATTTTTTCAGGCTGATTAAAAAATTTTATCTCCTTTGATTTAAAAGCATTCAAGATTTCTTCTTCTGTAAAAGCTTGCATCCCTTTCTGTTTTAATGTTTTATCATCAATAAAGACAATAGCATAATCAGCTTGGTTTAATGTATACGCATATTCATTTAAAAAGTTTCTATTTAAACTAGAAAAAGTATGCAATTCTATACAAGCAATTAATTTTCTTTCTGAATATTGTTCTTTAACAGCTCCAACTGTAGCTTTAAGTTTAGATGGCGAGTGTGCAAAGTCTTTATAAATAACGGTATTATCATTTTCTGCCAGCTTTTCTAATCTTCTAGCAGCACCTTTAAAAGACTGAATGGCTTCATAAAACTCATCATTTGAAATACCAGCCTCTAAACATGCTAACCTAGCCGCGTTTAAATTCATGAGATTATGCGCACCAAATATTTCTAAAGGCAATTTTTTATTTTCATTTACTAAAAGAAAAGTCTTACCCGATTTTATAACAGCCTCATGTGCTTGGTATGGATAAACTTTTAAAGATTTATCACCCTTATAATCGCTTACTAAAGTTTTAAGTGCTACATCATCTTCACAATAAATTAATGTTCCGTTTGGTTCTATCGTATCAATAAACTTTGTAAACTGTTCTTTGTAATTTTCAAAAGTTGGAAAAACGTTAATATGATCCCATGCTACTCCACTTATGATACCTACATGTGCTTTATATAAGTGAAACTTAGGCCTTCTATCAATTGGCGATGCTAAGTACTCATCTCCTTCGATAATAATTAATGGAGCATCAGATAAGCCAACCATATTATCAAAACCTTCTATTTGTGCACCTACCAAGTAATCAAAGTCCTTTTTATGATATTTTAAAACATGAAGAATCATGGAAGTAATGGTTGTTTTACCATGACTACCTCCAATGACAATCCTTTTTTTCTGTTTTGATTGCTCATAAATATACTCCGGATAAGAAAAAATAGGAATATTCAATTCCTGAGCTTTTAAAAGTTCAGGATTGTCTGCTTTAGCATGCATACCAAGAATAACTGCATCAAGTTTGTCACTTATATTTGCTTCATTCCAGCCCTCTTCTGCTGGTAGCAAACCATGTTTTGCTAACCTAGATTTTGATGGTTCAAAAACAACATCATCAGAACCTGTAACCTTAAATCCTTTTAAATGTAGTGCTATTGCTAAATTATGCATAGCCGCACCACCAACGGCAATAAAATGTACTCTCAAAATTTTTTACTTTATAAATTTAGCAGAAACCCAATTGTTTAACTCTTTATGCGATATAAATTTCAAATCATGCTTTCTAGCTTCATCAATAATGATTTCTAAATCTGGCTCTTTGTAGAAACCACTCATAAAAAGCTCGCCACCTTCTTTTAGCGCTGTAGCATAACGGTCTATTTGTTCTAACAGAATATTTCTATTGATATTAGCCAAAATAACATCATAAATTTTATTTGGGATAGCTTCTTTAGAACCACAAATAGCAGTAAGATTTTGTATATCATTTAATGCTGCATTTTCCAATGCGCTATCATAACTCAATTCATCATAATCTATAGCGTCTACTTCTTTTGCACCTAATTTAGAAGCCAGAATAGCCAAAATACCTGTACCGCATCCCATATCTAAGATATTTTTATCCTTTAGTTCTGTTTCTAACAACCATTCTAACATTAAAACAGTTGTTTGATGATGCCCTGTGCCGAAAGCCATTTTAGGGTCTATCACAATTTCATAAGGGAAGTGTGGCTTAGACTCATGAAAAGTTGCTCTGATGTAAACTTGATTAGCCAATTCTATTGGAGAAAAATTACTTTCCCACACTTCATTCCAATTTTTTTGTGGAATCAAATTAACATCATACTTAAAAGTAAACATTTCATGGTATGCGCTTAAAGCTTGATCTACATGATCTTTATTAAAATCTACCGATTTGATATAGGCTTTAAAACCTAAATCTGTTTCTTCAAAAGTATCAAAACCTATTCCTGCAAGCTCATTAATTAATAAGTCTTGATGAAAATCTTCGGCAGAAATAAGGGTAAATACCAGTTCGTAATAGTTCATGATGTTGAATTTATGGCAAAAAAAAACTTACAGCTATTAATAAATATACTGTAAGTTTTGAAATAATAAGATTAAGATTATGAATTGAAAACTTTTACGATATCTAAAAAGTCTCTTGATTTTAATGATGCGCCGCCAATTAAGCCACCATCAATATCTGCTTGTGAGAATAACTCGGCAGCGTTTTTTGGATTACAGCTACCACCATATAAAATAGTTGTCGCCTCTGCAACAGTTTCACCATATTTTGATGCTATTTCTTTTCTGATAAAAGCATGTACTTCCTGAGCCTGCTCTGAAGAAGCTGTAACCCCTGTACCAATAGCCCAAACAGGCTCATAAGCAATTACTAATTTTGAAAAATCTGCTGCTGATAAATGGAAAGTTGCCTCTGCTAATTGAGATTTAATGATATCGAAATGCTTACCACTCTCGCGTTCTTGCAAAGTTTCACCAATACAAAATATAGGCTTTAGGTTGTTCTTTAAAGCTACATCGGTTTTCTTTGCTAATAGCGCATTATCTTCACCAAAATACTGGCGACGTTCTGAGTGACCTAAAATCACATACTGAACACCAATAGATGTTAGCATACCAGCAGAAATTTCACCTGTATAGGCACCAGCTTCTTCCTGATGACAGTTTTGTGCACCAACAGAAACCTTTTGGTTACCTTTACCTAAAGCTACTAAGCTATGTAAATGAACAAAAGGAGCACAAACCACAACTTCTTGTTGGCCTTGTACCTCATCATTTACCATATTTACTACCTCAGAAAATAAGCTCATTCCTTCGGTATAATCTTTATTCATTTTCCAGTTTCCTGCAACTATTTTTTTTCTCATTTTAAAATCTTCTGTATGCTTCTGTATTATTAAAAATATGTGTTAAAATATCTTTTTCAACATCGTTAAAAACGCTGCCTCTTCTTTTGTAAACTTCTTCTGCGGTGGTAAACATTTTCTTTAACTGGTAAACCTCAAACCCATGCGAACCTCCCCAAGCAAAATCAGGCACAAAATTTCTAGGGAAACCAGCACCAAATATATTAGCACTTACTCCAACTACAGTTCCGGTATTAAACATGGTATTGATACCGCATTTAGCATGGTCTGCCATAATTAAGCCGCAAAATTGCAAGCCTGTTTTTCTAAATCTCTGGCTATTATAATTCCATAATTTCACCTCGTCATAATTATTTTTGAGGTTAGAATTGTTAGAATCTGCACCTATATTACACCACTCTCCTAAAACTGAATTTCCTAAATAACCATCATGTCCTTTAGACGAACGTCCCCAGATAACGGCATTATTAATCTCTCCTCCTACTCTAGAATAAGGGCCAATAGTTGTACCTCCATATATTTTTCCTCCCATTTTCACTTGGGAATCATGACAAAGTGCAAAACTGCCTCTTATATGTGTACCTTCCCATACCTGAGCATTTTTACCCAAGTAAATAGGCCCATTTTTGGTATTAAACGACGAACACTCTGCTTCAACACCTTCCTCAACAAAAATATGCTCGCCTATTATGGTATTGGTACTACTTAAGGTAGCTGATGTTCTGTTTTTGGTTAACAAATCAAAATCTGCTCTTATCTCTTGGTCGTTATATTTAAAAATATCTTCTGGATAAACCAATTTAGTAAAAGTACCATCAAAATTTGCCCGAGCGTATTTGCCTAAATCTTGAAGATTAAAAGCATTTGCATCTGTATCAGCTAATTTAATAGCTAGGACAACATCATCTTTCACTAAAAGCTCCGCATCTTTTAAAGCATCAATAGCTTCTAGTAGGGGCTGATTAGGAAGAACAGAACCATTAATAAAAATATTCTGTTTTTGAATAAGGATTGGATATTTTACCTGAAGGTAGTCTGTAGTTAAGTAGGATGATTCCTGTTGCAGATAGTGCTCCCATTTTTTTGATATGGTGAGTATACCAATTCTAAGATCTGCAACTGGGCGGGTAAATGTCAAAGGGAATAAACTTTCCCTGGATTGATCATCAAAGAGAATGATTGCCATGCTGCAAAAAAACAAAAAAGTCCCGACAAATTAGTCGAGACTTTATAAAAAATATCTTTTTTATAAAATTATTTTTTTGCGTAACGATTTTTGAATTTATCGATACGTCCTGCAGTATCTACTAACTTCATTTTACCAGTATAAAAAGGGTGCGAAGTATGAGAAATCTCTAATTTAACTAGAGGGTACTCATTACCGTCTTCCCATTTAACTGTTTCGTTGGTATTGATACAAGATTTAGTTATAAAAGCATATTCGTTAGACATGTCTTTAAAAACAACTAATCTGTAGTTTGATGGATGCAAATCTTTTTTCATTATATTTCAGTTCCTTTCAGTCCCATTTTTAAGAGGGGCAAATATATTAATTTATTATCTGAATTATCAAATGAATTCTACTTTTTTTTGAATTACCTTATTTCTTGGCAAATTTCTATTAAAACACCATTTGTATTTTTAGGATGTAAGAAGGCAATCCATTTATCATCAGCCCCTTTTCTAGGCTCGGGATTAATAAGTTCATACCCTAAAGCTTGCAATCTTTTTATCTCTTCAAAAATATCATCAACCTCAAAAGCTAAATGATGTACGCCCTCACCTCTTTTATTTAAGAATTTTGCAATAGCACTTTCATCACTTAACGCTGCTAAGAGTTCAACTTTACTTTCTCCCGCTTGTAAGAACACTGTTTTTACTTGTTGTTCTACCACATCTTCCTCTTTATAAACTTTTGTGTTCATGATAGCCTCAAAAACCGGAATAGCATCTTTTAAACTCTTAACTGCAATACCTACATGGTCTAATTTCTTCATACTCAAAATTGCATTTTTATGACCAATTTACCTATATCTAGATAGACAATATATATAACCTCTCCAAAACTTTTTTCTTATCTTTGTTGTTGATTTAAAATAATTCTAAATAATACATAAGATGTTAACTACACCTATATATCTAGATAATAATGCAACAACGCCTATGGACCCAAGGGTTCTTGAAGCGATGCTACCTTATTTCACTCAAAAATTTGGAAATGCTGCTAGCAGAAACCATCCATTTGGTTGGGTTGCAGAAGAGGCTGTTGATTATGCTCGTGAACAAGTTGCAAAATTAATTGGTGCTTCAGAAAAAGAAATTATTTTCACTTCTGGCGCTACAGAATCTGACAACTTAGCTATCAAAGGCGTTTTTGAAATGTATAAAGACAAAGGTAATCATATCATTACCTTAACTACAGAACACAAAGCCGTTTTAGACACTTGTAAACACTTAGAAAAATTGGGCGCTCAGGTTACTTACCTTGAGGTTGAGTCTGATGGTTTGCTAGATTTACAAAAATTAGAGGCTGCTATGACTCCTCAAACCATCTTAGTTTCTGTGATGTACGGAAATAATGAGATTGGGGTTATCCAACCTATCAAAGAAATTTCTGCTATAGCACATAAACATGGTGCGTTATTTTTCTCTGATGCTACACAAGCAGTAGGTAAAATACCTGTAAATGTAAACGAAGATGGTATTGACTTAATGGCCTTTACTGGTCATAAAATGTACGGACCAAAAGGTGTTGGTGCACTTTATGTAAGAAGAAAAAACCCAAGAGTAAAAGTAACATCTCAAATGGATGGTGGTGGCCACGAAAGAGGCATGCGTTCTGGTACATTAAATGTTCCTGGTATTGTAGGCTTTGGTAAAGCCTGTGAACTTTGCCACTTAGAAATGGAACAAGACGCTAAAAGACTTTCTGCTTTAAGAGATAAATTAGAAAATAGCTTACTTACGCTAGAAGAGTCTTACGTTAATGGTAATAAAGAAAGTAGATTGCCACATACTACAAATATCTCTTTTAAATATGTTGAAGGAGAAGGTTTAATGATGGCCATGAAAGATATGGCAGTTTCTTCTGGTTCTGCTTGTACATCAGCTTCTTTAGAACCTTCTTATGTTTTAAAAAATCTTGGTTTATCTGATGATTTAGCACATTCTTCTATCAGATTTGGATTAGGACGTTTCTCAACAGAAGAAGAAGTTGATTTTGCAATAGAAAACACTAAAAAAGCAGTTAATCACTTAAGAGAACTATCTCCTCTTTGGGAAATGTTTAAAGAAGGAATAGACTTAGATTCTATTGAGTGGGCAGAACACTAGTTAAATTACAATTTAGAGATTTACGATTTTAGATTAGACCTGCGTACTAAAAAGCTAAAATCAAAAATTTGAAAATAAAAATAGAATTATAAATTGATTTACGATAAAAAGGCTTAAGTCTAAAATCGTAAATCTTAAATCTTAAATAAAATGGCATATTCAGATAAAGTAATTGACCACTACAGTAACCCAAGAAACGTGGGTACTTTAGATAAAAGCAAAAAAAATGTAGGTACAGGCTTAGTTGGTGCACCAGAGTGTGGCGACGTTATGCGCTTACAAATTGAAGTTGATGACAACAATATCATTACCGATGCAAAATTCAAAACTTTTGGTTGCGGTTCTGCAATTGCTTCTTCTTCTTTAGCTACAGAATGGTTAAAAGGCAAGTCTATTGATGATGCAATTACCATTGATAATATGGATATCGTAGAAGAGTTAGCTTTACCTCCTGTAAAAATTCACTGTTCTGTTTTAGCAGAAGATGCAATTAAATCTGCAATCAATGATTACAGAGTTAAAAATGGTTTACCAGCTTTAGAGTTGGAAAAATCACATCATTAATTTGTATTGCGTATAGCGTAGTGAGACTTCGCAATACTCATTATTTAATACCCAATACTAAAAAATATGGTTACAATAACAGATAAAGCAAAGCAAAAAGTAGAGGAGCTGATGTCAGAAGCTAGCCTCGACAGCTCTTATTTTTTAAGAGTTTCTGTTAAGGGTGGTGGTTGTTCTGGTTTATCTTATAATATGGATTTTGATAACGAATCTCAAACTGGAGACCAAGCTTTTGAAGATAAAGGAGTTAAAATTGTTTTAGACATGAAATCTTTCCTTTATTTGGCTGGCACCGAACTTGATTTTTCTGATGGTTTAAATGGTAAAGGATTTAACTTTATCAATCCAAACGCTAGCAGAACCTGCGGATGCGGTGAAAGCTTCTCTGTATAAAGTATTATTGATATTACAATTTTAAAAGGCATTCTATAAAGGATGCCTTTTGTTGTTTTATTACTTTAAATAACATAATATTGTCTTTAAACAACCAGTTATAAAAAGTCTTTATTAAAATGAGTTTAATAACAGAGAAAACTACCATACCACATTTATTAAGAAATGTGGTAGATAAGATTCACCCAGCTGAGCGTACTTTCCTAAAAAGAAAGGTTAATGATATTTGGGAAGAAATATCTTACCAAAAAACACTAGATAACGCCGATGCAGCATCCTCCTATTTCTTAGAAATGGGAATAAAAAAGGGAGATAGACTTGGCTTTATCTTAGAGAACTGTCCAGAATATGTTTTTTTTGATCAAGGCCTACAACAATTAGGTGCTATAAATACGTCTATCTATCCTACCCTTACAGAACATGAAATAGAATATATCATTAATGATTCTGGCATAAAAATTCTCTTGGTAGGAACTCATTTCTTATTAAAAAAGATTATTAAAATTGCGAATAACTGCCCTTCTTTAATTAGAATAGTAGCCAATTTTGATGATTATCATAAAATAATAGATAAAGCTAATTTGAATGCCGGCGTTATCAGTTTTAACGAACTTTTAAACGAAGGTTTTGCTACAGTAGAAAAAAACAAAGAAGCAATAACGATTGCTAGAGATACTGTTGTACCTACAGATTTATCAGCATTAATTTATACATCAGGTACAACCGGAACACCTAAAGGCGTTATGCTTAGCCACTCTAACTTTGTAGAAAATGTTAAAGTTTGTTTAGAGCAGATTCCTGTTATAGATAAGAATGATTTATTCTTATCCTTCTTACCCCTATCGCATGTTTTTGAAAGAACAGCAACATATCATGTTTGTTGTACTGTAGGTTGCCAAATAGCTTTTGCCCAAAGTTTAGAGCTTTTGGCAAGCAATATGGGCGAAGTTAAGCCAACGGTTATGTCTTGCGTACCCAGATTATTAGAAAAAATACATGATAAGGCTATTAAAGGCGGTACAGCGGCTGGAGGGATGAAAGCCAAAATATTCTTATGGGCTTTAGAAGTTGGACAGGCACATCGTATGGTATTAGAAGCAGGAAAAACACCGGGATTACTATTATCACTTAAACAAAATATTGCAGAGAAGCTTGTTTTTAGTAAAATAAAAGAAAAAACAGGCGGACGTTTAAAATTTATGATTTCTGGTGGCGCTGCTTTACCAAAAAATGTTGGCGAGTTTTTCGGGAACCTAGGTATCAAAATTTTAGAAGGCTTTGGTTTAACAGAAACTTCACCGGTAATGTCTGTAACAGAATATCATCGTCAGGTTTATGGTACTGTAGGTAGGGTAATTCCAGGAATAGAAGTTGGTATACAAGATGTAGAATCAAAAGAATTTGTTACCATACAAACACATAACACCTTTAAGGAGGATAATACCAGTGAAGAAGGAGAAATTTGTGTAAGAGGACATTGCGTGATGCAGGGCTATTGGAATAAGCCTCTAGAAACCGCATCTGTTATTGATACTGATGGCTGGTTCCATACCGGAGATATAGGTAGGTTTTATAAAGGAAACCTGCAAATTACAGACAGGTTAAAGAATATGTTGGTGAATGCCTTTGGGAAAAACATTTATCCAACCCCAGTTGAAAACACTTATTTAAAAAGCCCTAAAATTGAAAGCGTTTTCTTAATTGGAGATAAAAAAGAATACGTTACAGCTATCATCACCCCCGCAAGAGAAACGATGCAGGAAACCTTCAACTTAGCTAACAACTTTTTTGAGCAAGCAGATGTGTTTATTGAAGATGAAGCTATTAATAAATGGATTGAAGATGACATTAAACGCTTCTCTAACGAATTAGCCAAGTTTGAGCGTATCAAAAACTTTAAAATTAAAAGAAACCCCTTTAGTATTGAAGAAGGTGAGATGACACCAACCATGAAAGCAAAGCGTAAGGTGATTGAGAAAAAATACGCTGATGCTATTGAGGATATGTATTTAGAAAAAGCAGACATGGATTAAATCCAGTCTGCTTTTTATTTTTGATTATTTTTCCATGATTTCCATCTTTTCTGCAAAATGGGCACAGTAATCTCTTAAATCTTCAACAATATTTTTTTCTCCTGTAGCTCTTAAAAAGCTATCGGCCATGGTTTGTAAAGTCTCATAAAAGAATCTTTTCATTTCATCTACAGGCATATCTTTAGTCCATAAATCTATTCTTAAACTATTTTTGAAATTATGATCCCAAAGGGCTAGCATCATTGATTTTACTGCTAAAGCTTCTTTGTTTTCTGCATCACTAGATTCCCAAGTAATATTTTCAGGAACATTATTATCGTCTAGCTCTATCGTTAGTTTTATTTCTGCTTTCTTCATATCGTTTGAAAAATTAAAATCATTAAAGTTATGAGTATTATAAAGGAGCCTTGTATTAACCAAAGCCATCTTTTATCAAGAACAAATCTTCTAAAAAGTAAATCGGTAAGCCAAAGAATAACGGCAAGTAATAGTGTAAAAAAAACTTTTGAATTTACGCCTATTCCAGCATTTTTAGAGGCATCAAAACC
This genomic window contains:
- the tpiA gene encoding triose-phosphate isomerase; this translates as MRKKIVAGNWKMNKDYTEGMSLFSEVVNMVNDEVQGQQEVVVCAPFVHLHSLVALGKGNQKVSVGAQNCHQEEAGAYTGEISAGMLTSIGVQYVILGHSERRQYFGEDNALLAKKTDVALKNNLKPIFCIGETLQERESGKHFDIIKSQLAEATFHLSAADFSKLVIAYEPVWAIGTGVTASSEQAQEVHAFIRKEIASKYGETVAEATTILYGGSCNPKNAAELFSQADIDGGLIGGASLKSRDFLDIVKVFNS
- a CDS encoding GlmU family protein → MAIILFDDQSRESLFPLTFTRPVADLRIGILTISKKWEHYLQQESSYLTTDYLQVKYPILIQKQNIFINGSVLPNQPLLEAIDALKDAELLVKDDVVLAIKLADTDANAFNLQDLGKYARANFDGTFTKLVYPEDIFKYNDQEIRADFDLLTKNRTSATLSSTNTIIGEHIFVEEGVEAECSSFNTKNGPIYLGKNAQVWEGTHIRGSFALCHDSQVKMGGKIYGGTTIGPYSRVGGEINNAVIWGRSSKGHDGYLGNSVLGEWCNIGADSNNSNLKNNYDEVKLWNYNSQRFRKTGLQFCGLIMADHAKCGINTMFNTGTVVGVSANIFGAGFPRNFVPDFAWGGSHGFEVYQLKKMFTTAEEVYKRRGSVFNDVEKDILTHIFNNTEAYRRF
- the mce gene encoding methylmalonyl-CoA epimerase; protein product: MKKLDHVGIAVKSLKDAIPVFEAIMNTKVYKEEDVVEQQVKTVFLQAGESKVELLAALSDESAIAKFLNKRGEGVHHLAFEVDDIFEEIKRLQALGYELINPEPRKGADDKWIAFLHPKNTNGVLIEICQEIR
- a CDS encoding UDP-N-acetylmuramate--L-alanine ligase, with amino-acid sequence MRVHFIAVGGAAMHNLAIALHLKGFKVTGSDDVVFEPSKSRLAKHGLLPAEEGWNEANISDKLDAVILGMHAKADNPELLKAQELNIPIFSYPEYIYEQSKQKKRIVIGGSHGKTTITSMILHVLKYHKKDFDYLVGAQIEGFDNMVGLSDAPLIIIEGDEYLASPIDRRPKFHLYKAHVGIISGVAWDHINVFPTFENYKEQFTKFIDTIEPNGTLIYCEDDVALKTLVSDYKGDKSLKVYPYQAHEAVIKSGKTFLLVNENKKLPLEIFGAHNLMNLNAARLACLEAGISNDEFYEAIQSFKGAARRLEKLAENDNTVIYKDFAHSPSKLKATVGAVKEQYSERKLIACIELHTFSSLNRNFLNEYAYTLNQADYAIVFIDDKTLKQKGMQAFTEEEILNAFKSKEIKFFNQPEKIKEHLLTFQLRDVNLLLMSSGNFGGIDLVTLANKLLLN
- the scpB gene encoding SMC-Scp complex subunit ScpB, whose protein sequence is MTEKYIEALIFASDTSIRLEEIVACLQITLQEDISDAEVLTHINNIQSRYAQEESAIALAKTGGGYQFLTKKETQPILQQLYIQRSKKKLSQASLETLAIIAYRQPITKLEIEQIRGVSCDYTIQKLLEKDFITIAGKANSPGRPILYNLSAYFLDYFGINSVLDLPQLKDLESTESSEIGEKNE
- a CDS encoding IscS subfamily cysteine desulfurase, which encodes MLTTPIYLDNNATTPMDPRVLEAMLPYFTQKFGNAASRNHPFGWVAEEAVDYAREQVAKLIGASEKEIIFTSGATESDNLAIKGVFEMYKDKGNHIITLTTEHKAVLDTCKHLEKLGAQVTYLEVESDGLLDLQKLEAAMTPQTILVSVMYGNNEIGVIQPIKEISAIAHKHGALFFSDATQAVGKIPVNVNEDGIDLMAFTGHKMYGPKGVGALYVRRKNPRVKVTSQMDGGGHERGMRSGTLNVPGIVGFGKACELCHLEMEQDAKRLSALRDKLENSLLTLEESYVNGNKESRLPHTTNISFKYVEGEGLMMAMKDMAVSSGSACTSASLEPSYVLKNLGLSDDLAHSSIRFGLGRFSTEEEVDFAIENTKKAVNHLRELSPLWEMFKEGIDLDSIEWAEH
- a CDS encoding helix-turn-helix domain-containing protein gives rise to the protein MKLLGKKIRLLRHQKGWSQEDVSKQLDISIPAFSKIETGITDVNLSRLEQISALFDMTVVQLLTYNDPEQELKYASDLEVITKKLQERETEVIDLQKKVIELYEEIRNMKSFA
- the prmA gene encoding 50S ribosomal protein L11 methyltransferase, producing MNYYELVFTLISAEDFHQDLLINELAGIGFDTFEETDLGFKAYIKSVDFNKDHVDQALSAYHEMFTFKYDVNLIPQKNWNEVWESNFSPIELANQVYIRATFHESKPHFPYEIVIDPKMAFGTGHHQTTVLMLEWLLETELKDKNILDMGCGTGILAILASKLGAKEVDAIDYDELSYDSALENAALNDIQNLTAICGSKEAIPNKIYDVILANINRNILLEQIDRYATALKEGGELFMSGFYKEPDLEIIIDEARKHDLKFISHKELNNWVSAKFIK
- a CDS encoding GNAT family N-acetyltransferase; translated protein: MLIKEVSSTKDKKQFLDIAKAIYKDDEHWVCPLDQDIEAVFDPKKNNFHNHGKVTRWLLFDGDRCIGRIAAFINDKKAYTFEQATGGIGFVECIDDQEAFKLLFDTAQSWLKSHGMEAMDGPINFGENDNFWGLLIDGYTHPSYGMNYHMPYYKKHFEDYGFKTMYEQITNHLELKTPFPERFTKIANWVSKKDGYSFKFLDTKQFEKFAADFMEIYNDAWKSFPNFSPIKHQTVLESFNKMKLIMDPKLIWFAYVNDEPASFVVILPDANLMIKPLKGKLGLIEKLRFLYYKMKGVNRMRAIVMGTKEKFQKHGLESALFIKLKEYVIPMNQYEELELSWVGDFNDKMLSLHEATGAKFGKKHATMRYIFK
- a CDS encoding type B 50S ribosomal protein L31, with the translated sequence MKKDLHPSNYRLVVFKDMSNEYAFITKSCINTNETVKWEDGNEYPLVKLEISHTSHPFYTGKMKLVDTAGRIDKFKNRYAKK